The following is a genomic window from Deltaproteobacteria bacterium.
GACGCACACACTTGGCCTATATCGAACCAACTCCAACAAGGTGGGGTTCCGCTATGGCCAGGTTTCTAACTTACGACCTCAACCCAACGCACTACCCTGACATAATCGCGTTGCTGTTAACATGACATATTGACGTTGCCACGACAGCAGGGATTACGCCGACGTTACAGGACAATTTGTTTGTCAAAAGTGCGACAAACAAATTTAGCGACGGTATCGAAAAACCGACTAACGATCGGCGAGCAGCGCACGCAAATCACTCAGCATCGTCGTCACGACCGGATTCGGACCGATGTAGACGACGCGCAACGTGCCATGGCGATCGACGATAGCCGTCAACGGCGTGTGGTCGATTAGGCCGCGACCTTTCCGCTTGACCCCAACACCGAAGTTTTTCCAAACCGCTCTGAGCTTACTTTCTTCGCCGGTGAGAAACGCCCAGTTGTCCAACTCCGCGCCATAACGTTGGGCGTAACCGGCCAACACCTTCGGCGCGTCGATTTCCGGATCGGTGGTGATCGTTAGTAGCTGAATATCCTTGCGCTCAGTAGCGGATAAGCCGATTTGCACTTGGCGCATGGATGCCGTCAGCAGCGGACAAACATCGGGACAAGTGGTGTAAGCGAAACTGACGAGAACCACCTTGCCTCCGAGTTGACTGAATCGAAATGTTTGGCCGCTTTGATCGGTGAGGATGAAATCGCCAATCGCCAGTTTAACTTCACGGCGCTGGGTCGAACTTTGAGGCGCGGTCGCGGCAAGCACGAAGATTGGCGAATTTATTAGCAAGACAACCGCACAAAAGGGTAACCAACTGCGAATTGTCACGGTTTTTTCTCCGCTGGTGGGTCGTCATAACCGAGCACCGCTTCCCAAGGGATACTGCAATGGGCGGCGACTAGCGTATCGAAATTCTCCCACCAGCTAATGTTACGCCCTTCTCGGCTAATGAGTCGCACCATTTGCAGCATGTCGTTAAGCTCGGACTGGCTAAGCGCGGGTGAGAAGGCAGGCATCACGCCTTTGCCGTCGGCTATAGCTCTTTTGATCTGCGGATTGCTCTTATGTTGGACTGTATCACGGAAATCCGGTGGCAACGCTGGCAGCGCCGCCGCCATGGGTCCATCGCCGCGACCGTTGGCGCCGTGGCAGTTGAAACAGCGCTGGGAATAAACCGTGTCCATGCGGCTGTTGCGGCCGCAGCCTACCGCAAGAAGCAACAGCGCAAAGCAGCAAAAAATGGCTGATCGCATCACTGCTCCAACAGGTAACACAGCCGATCCGGCCTGCCAAGCCGAGCGCCAGCAAGGACCAATTGTTGACACGAAATTAATTTTCGTATTATTTATCCACTTAGATTATGGCCACACACCACCTATCGCGCTTTGGCGTATCGCTGGAAGATGATCTGTTAGCCGCTTTCGATCTGAGCATCGGCGAGTTGGGCTACCAAAACCGCTCCGAGGCGATTCGCGATCTGATTCGCGATCACTTGATCCAGCAGAAAGTCGGTCGCGGCGCTACGCCGGTGATCGGCGTGGTTACCTTGGTCTATGACCATCGGGTGCACCGACTGAGCGATTTACTCGCGGACATGCAGCACAAAGCCGAAGTCGCGGTGAGCGCCAGTCTGCATATCCATTTGGATGAGCATAATTGTCTCGAAGCCATCGTCATCCGCGGCCGCGCCGATAAAGTTCACGAGATCGCCAGCAAATTGATCGCCACCAAGGGCGTGCAGAACGGTAAGTTGGTAACCACAACCGCGGAGATGAAGCACTAAATTTTTTTGCGTCAAATAGCACGAATTTGAATAAGGTACTACCAAAGACTCCCATGAACGCTTGGCGACGAAATTCTGCTGGTCTGCTCCTAGGGATATTTTTGCGCTTCGCGCCAGCTTTCGCAGCCGACCCGGTGGAAGTCTACGTCATCGGTCAACAACCGACTTCGACCGCAAGCGAGCAAACCATTCGCCAAAAAGAATTCGAACTCCGACCGAGCACCACGCCGGGAGACATTCTGCGCTTGGTCCCCGGACTATTCGTCGCCCAACATCAGGGCGGCGGCAAAGCCGAGCAAATTTTTCTGCGCGGTTTCGACGCCGACCATGGCTCCGACGTGGCGATCTTTATCGACGGCATTCCAGTCAACTTGCCGAGCCACGGCCACGGCCAAGGATACGCCGACCTTCATTGGCTAATCCCAGAGATGGTCGATCGCGTGGAAGTCTATAAAGGTCCCTACTTTGTGCAGTTCGGCGACTTCAATACCGCTGGCGCAGTCAACATCATTACTAAGAAGCGCGACAAAGACACAACTCTGACGATTACCGGGGGCAGTTACAATCAGCAACGTTATCTCGGCGTGCTTTCCCCGCCCGAGGGCACGCCGTTCTCACCTTACATCGGCGTCGAAGCATTTCACGATCTCGGACCGTTCAAAAATCCTGAGAACTTTAACCGACTCAACGTCATGTCGAAGTTCACACTGTTGTCGACGGCGAGTGCCAATCTCCACCTGCTCGGCAGTTTTTTCAAAAGCGATTGGAATGCGTCAGGCGAAATTCCGGCGCGCGCGGTACGAGCTAGGGAACTCGGCCGATTCGACGCCGTCGACAACAGCGAAGGCGGCAAGACCGAACGGCACAACGTCAATGTGCAATACAATTGGGCCGATGCCGAGCAATCGCTCAACGCCCAAGCTTGGTTTTCCTATTACCGATTTCAATTGTTTTCAAATTTTACCTTCTTCCAGGACGATTCGGTCAATGGCGATGAGATCGAGCAAACCGACAAGCGCATCCTCGGCGGCACGTATCTCAACTACCGGCGCAATTATTCGTTGCTGAATATTCCTAACGAGACGCTCGTCGGTTTTTCCAGCCGCAGCGATCGCGCCAACGTCGGCCAATTTCGTGACACCCGCCGCCAACGACTGGCGAACACCAGCGATTCGTTGATCCAGCAGCACAATCTGGCCTGGTATGCCCAACAAGAGCTGCGCCCCACCGAATGGCTGCGAGCCCAGCTCGGCGTCCGCTTGGATAAATTCTTCTACGACGTGCGCGCCGACGGCAGCGCGGCCAATTCCATCAACGGTACCAAAGAAGCTGTCATCGCCAATCCCAAAGTCAATTTGATTGTCTCACCGTTTGTCGACAACGCCGTCGCCAAACGCTCGGAGCTCTACGTCAATTTCGGCGGCGGCTATCACAGCAACGACGCCCGCGACGTGGTGACCAGCTCAAGCAGCAAAGCGGTGCTGCCGCGCGCCCTCGGCGGCGAGCTCGGATACAAAACCAAGCTCTTCGATCGTTTCGATGTTGGTATCGATTATTGGCGCCTGCATCTCGATAGTGAATTGGTTTGGGCCGGCGACGCTGGTAGTACCGAAGCCAAGGGCAAAACCCAACGACAGGGTATCGAAGGCGAGTTGCGATTTCAGCTCGTCGACTGGCTGAGCGCCGATCTCGACACGTCGTACACCTGGGCGAAATTTGTCAAAACCGGCGACGCGGTTCCGTTGGCGCCGCGATTTCTCGCCGCCGGCGGTTTGACTGCGCGCCATTTGACCGGACTGGAAGGTCGCCTGCAAATGCGCTCCATCGGTGCCCGTTGGGGCGACAAAGAGCGCACGGCGACGATTCACGGTTATACGATTTTCGATCTGCTCGCCAAATATAAATGGGAGCGCTGCGAATTTTTGTTTTCGATCGTCAACCTCGCCAATAAAAAATGGCGCTCGGCGCAATTTTTTCATAGCTCGCAATTGAAATCGGAAAGCACGCCGGTCAACGACATTCACTTTTCCCCCGGCGAGCCGCTGACTGTCAAAGCCGGCATCACGGTGCATCTATGGTGACGATTTTTTTATATGCCTGAGGCAGAAGAACAAACGATGGCAGAAAACATACAGCAACAAAGCGCCCAGGCTTCAGTGAGCCGCAGGACAATTTTTTCGATCGTCTGCAGCGCCCATTTCATCAACCATTTTCAGTCGGCCATGCTGGGCGTGATCTATCCATTGATGATGAAAGAGCTCGGCATGAGCTATCTCGCCATCGCGTCGCTCGCTTCGGTCTACAATACGCTCGGCAGCATCTTGCAGGCCTCCTATGGTTTCGTCGTGCCCTATCTACGCCGCGGCGTGATCTTAGCCATCGGCAACTGCCTGCTGGGAGTTTCGGTCTTTGCCAACGGCTTCGCGTCGACCTTCAATCATTTTTTCATCGCCCGCTTAATCGGCGGCATCGGCTCCAGCCCGCAACATCCGGTGGGGTCGAGCATGCTCGCCAGCCATTTTACCGAAGGGCGCGGCCGCATCTTAGCGTTTCACTCGACGGCTGGACAGATCGGCGGATTGCTGGCACCGATCTCGGCGGCGCTGTTGGTAAGTTGGCTCGGTTGGCGCGGCGTATTTTGGGTTATCGGCGCTCTGACGATTGTCATCGGCCTGCTTTGCCTAGTTTTCCAAGACCGTCTGCACAACGCCGAGGACAAACCAAAATCCCGTCTCGCCCCCGGCGGTTGGCAGGCATACAAGGCTTGTCTAAAAAATAAAAACATCTTGCTGGTCTCGCTGGTGTTTATGGCCGGCGCCGCCGGCCGCGGCCAAGACATCAATGAGGTTTACATCATTCCCCATTTTGTCCACGACTTTAATCTCGATCTCACCCGCGCCGCGCTGCTTTTTAGTTTGATCCAAGTCGGCAGCCTGGTCGGCCCGTTCGTTTGGGGTTGGATCTCCGATCGCTACAATCGCAAGCTGGTGATTCAGGCGTCGCTGTTAATGTCGGGAGTCTGCACGATCTGGCTCGCATGGCAGCAAACGGTTTCCGCCGGGCTGTTTATCAATCTGATTGTCTACGGCGCGGCGGTGACCTCGCGCCAGACGCTCACTCAGGCGTTGCTCGCCGATCTCGTCGGCGAGGAACTCTTCGATGCCGCTTTCAGTCTCTACTATTTTATCGGTTTCATTTCGATTCCCTTTTGGACGTTAATCACCGGCGGCGTCATGAGCAAGTACGGCTTCGGTCTGGCGTTTAGTGTGATTTCGATTTCCTATCTGGTGGCGATGAGCCTGCTCCTGCTGCTGCGCATGCCGGCGAAGGCTGAAGCGAGCGCGCGGTAAGGCAATCCTTTTGGGCGCCACGGTCGTAATAGTTAAAGATGCCGAAAAATGTTTCAGCGAATTGAAATGATGATCAAGAGCCGATCGATCTTCGCCGCGAAAATGTCCCAGGAGATTCTTCCATGAAGGAGGAATCCTTCGGCATTCCTTTGTTCACGTCGCTGACGATTCACGGCCTAGTGCTGTTGGTTGCCTCGTCGATCGTTCATAGCAATCGACCGCTTCCAGATTTTCTACGGGTCAGTTTGATCGAACTGCCAGCGGTTAGCGAAGAAAAAAAGCCCGCGCCACTCGCGAAACCGCCAGAAAACAAACCGACGGAGATAAAACCTATCCTACCTACAAAAACTGACGCGACCGTGATCGCCAGCGCTCCTCGCGTCGAAGACGGCGGCAGCGAAGCCAGCGCGAGTAATCTTTTCGGCAAAAGCGAAAATGGTGTGTTGCCGGGAACGGGAAGTGCCGGTGGCGGCACATCCGTAGCGGGGCTCGGCCGCGGCGCCGGCGCGCCTGGACTGCCGGCCCAACAACCAATTTTTAGAACCAATCGCGAAGCCAAAGCGCTGCAAACCGCCCGGGCAAGCTATCCGGCGATGGCGCTACGTAACGGCGTCGAAAGCGACGTCACTTTGAGAATCGAAGTCGATACTCAAGGCAATGTCACGAAAGCCGAAATCCTCAAGAGCGGCGGCGCCGGCTTCGATGACGAAGCGCTCAAAGCCGTCAAGCAATCGCGCTTCGAGCCGGCGCAGAAAGACGGCCAAAACGTTGCCGCCGAATTTACTTTCGTCTACCGTTTCCGTTTGCAGCGTTGAGTCGCGGCCCAAGCGATTTTTCACCAGCTAAGATTTGCCGCAAGGGTCGACGCTTTCGACCGCGATGAATTTATGTTCAAATAACCGTCAGGGAGATTGACGCATGAAGCTTGGAGCATTTATTTTCGCCGCCGTCTTGACGATCGCGCTACCGTTTGGCGCCGCGGCTCAGCACGAACATAGCGATCACGCGGCACCCGCCGCAAAAACCACCACGGATAAGACAACCCCACCAGCGCTCAAACCCGCCGAGGGCGCCAGCATAAAAATCCTCGTCCCAACTAAGGGGCAAAGCATCAAGGGCGACAAGGTGGAAATTCACTACAAACTCGTCAAAGGCAAACGCGGCCACCACGCCCACGCTTACATCGACGGCGAAATGATGGGCATGTTCGAAAGCGCCAAAGGCACGCTCAACGGCGTCAAACCCGGAAAACATGTCTTGGAGCTGCGTGTCGTCGCCAACGATCACACAACCGAACTGGATGCCCGCGACAAAGTCGAGTTCACCGTCAAGTAAACATTTGGCCCACGCCGTCGAGCTTGCAGCGCCTGGCGCGACCGACTAACATTGCACCCACCACGCGATGAACACCGATAGACAAATAGCGAACGCAAAGCGCGGCCTCTGTCTCAGCGCTGCCCTGTCCTTGCTGCTGTTTGCCGTACTCTCGGCGCCTCATCGAGTGCACCATTTCTTCGATCGCTTCAAAGCGCCGCAGGCGAGCGTACAGTTCGACAATCACGACGCGCACCAACACGAGCATTCACCCGCACCGCCGCCGGTTTCGCAGCAGAGCGATTGCGTCACTCTAACGGCGATCCAAAACGCCCAAGCATTGACCGCAGCGTCATTCGAATTGCCTACTGTCACCGTCGCGGTGCGACTCCAGACAGTAGAGTCGAGCCATTCCCCGAGATCGTTCAATCCCTCACCCTGCTCACAGCGCGCGCCGCCTCTGATCTAAATTTTCATTGGCATTTTATTTACTTCTAGTGGCAAACCCATCGAGTGCATCTTCCAACCGATTGGGAATTGCCTGAGAAGAAGTTCTTCCAACGCATCGGCTGCGATGCGAAGTCAGATAGAGGGAAGACGATGACTGATAGACTTAGCGGATTACTTCCGTTCCTATTATCGCTGCTGGTTTTCGGTTGCAGCGCGGAACTGATCGAACGCGGCATGGGAGCTCGCTCGGCGAGAATAGAATTCGGCGCAGAAATCCATCTCGGCGATGGCACGCGCAATCCCTCGACGCCGTTTCTCCGTTACCGTGCCGATGGCCGGCTATTCGCGATCTGGACCGAAGACAACGCCGGCATGAGCGCCACGACGAAACCGACTCAAGCGCACGAACATGTCGCCGGCAAGATGGCACCCTCGCCGCTGCGCGTAGCGCTGCTCGCGGCGTCCGCCCAAGTGAATAGCGATTCGGAAGAAATTCAGGGCGAGGAAAATGGTCCCAAGGTTGCCTTCGGCGCCGACAACCGAGCTTACGTAGCTTGGTCAATCCCCAGCGCGATAGGCGACAAAACCCGCGCCAACATTCGCTTCGCCATGGATGACGGCAAAGGCGGCTTCACATCGGCGCGGACTTTGAACGAAGTCAAAGATGCTGCGCGCTTTCCGATCATCGAGCTCGCGCCCGATGGCAACTTTCTAATTGCCTGGATCGACCGGCGCGTCGACGGACCCCAGCTGCGCCAGCTCTATCTCATGCGCATGAATTCAAACGGCCAGGCGGCGACGAAAAATTATCAGGTGGGCCAGGGTCTCTGCGAATGCTGCAAGCTCGGCATCGCATTTGCCGATGGCGGGAAAACGATTTACATGGTCGACCGCGAGGTCAATGACAAACAAATTCGTAATCACGTGCTGCGCAAGTCGTCCAACGGCGGCGCGACCTTCGCCGCGCCGGTGCAAATCAGCGACGACGGCTGGCAGGTTCCGTCATGCCCGCACTCCGGTCCGAGCATCGGCCGCGACAGTCGCGGCCGACTGCACGTCAGTTGGTTCACCCTTGGCCGCACCGAACAGGAAGCCGGTATTTATTACAGCAAGTCGAAAGACAGCGGCAAAAGTTTTGCGCTGCGTCAGTTGGTGCAGGCCAACAGCGCGCCCGAGATTCTCTACAACAATCTGGTGGTCGGTGACGACGATACGGTCTACTCGGCTTGGAGCAATCTCGATAGCAACAACCGCGCGCAAATATATCTGCGCCTGCTCAACGCCGACGAGCAAAGCTGGAGTCCGATCCAACAAGTGAGCAACGCCAAAGGTAACGCCAGCCGGCCAAGCTTGGCCCTGCGCCATAACCAACTCCACATCGCCTGAACTGAAATCGACGGCGAAGATTCCCGGGTGGTGATGAAAAGCGCGACGGTGCAGCGATGAAATCGGTAAACGTAAGAATGAGCTTAACCGTAGCCTTGCTCTGGCTGCTGGCGACTGCGTTAACCACATCGACCGCCAGCGCACAGCATGTTCATCCAGCGAATCCGGGCACAGCGCCAACCGTCGGCGCCGCGGCAGTCCCTTTCGAACTGAAATCGATGGAAGGAAAAACGCTCACGTTAGAAACTTTTCATGGCAAACCGCTGGTGTTAATTTTTTTCGCCAGTTGGTGCGATCCCTACCGCGATGAAATGCCGCTCATCAACGAGCTGGCATCACAAGGAAGCAAAGAAGGTTTCAGCGTGCTCGGCGTCGCCGTCGAAGATACCCGCGCCGCGGTGAGCGAATTCGCTAAGGAAGCGAAACTAATTTTTCCGATCGCCCTGGACCTGAACAGCACCGTCAAACGAGCCTATCGTATCTTCGGTCCACCAGCGACTTTTTTCATCGACGGGCAAGGCATCGTTCGCGACATCGTCCTCGGCCCGGCGACAACGGAACGGGCGCGCAAGGCGTTAAAGAAAACTGGCTTGGTCGGCAAACAATGATCGCGTCGTCGTTAAAACCCTGGAGATCCATCGCGCTACTTTTATTGGCGCTGCTATTAACTAGCGTCAAGCTCAGCGCGGCGGAACTGAAGCAATCTCCCAGCGATCCTGAGCAAGTTTTGCAAACTTACCTGCGCGCCACCTACGCGCGCGATTTCATCGAAGCCTACCTCTTTATTTCGAGCGCCGACCGCAAAGCGCGCGATCTCAACCGTTATCTCCAACAGCGCGGCCCCTTCGCCGGCTTTACTTTGGAGGTGGCGAAAAAGCTCAGCGAGTCAATGGAAATCTATTTCAAACAGCGCAGAGACACGCCGACGCGCATCCAGACGGTTATCAACTACAAAGTTCCCGACCCGAATAAGATTTCAGCCCTGCTGCTCAATTGGGACGCCTACCGGTTGAACTCTTTAGCGCCAGCGGAGCGCAAACAAATTCTCGACGCCATCGACAAGAAAAAACACGGCGGCTCGCTCGACATGAGCGAAGGCGAAGAAAACTTCGAGTTGGTCAAAGAAGCCGACGGTTGGCGGATTTTTTTGAATTGGGCCGCTGGAGTCAAAATCCCGTTGCGCGTCGATCTATCGCAGGCAACCGATCTCGATGTCAGCTTGTCAAAGACCGACATCGTCGCGCAGCCGGGGGAGATCTTTGAAGTCGTTCCGAAAATCACCAACCGGACTAACCAACCTGTCACCGCGCGCATCGTCCACGTGGTCGAGCCCGACGCCAGCGCCGATTTCTTGGACTTCGTCCAGTGTGGCTTTCTTTTGCCGGTGACGATTGCGCCGGCCAAGCAACAGGAATTTTCCGGTACCTACCTATTGCGCGGCACGCTGCCCGAAGGTGTGCGCCAACTCAAGCTCACTTACGACTTTCGCCTACTAAAGTAATCGGCGCGGCCGACGTGGGGAATCTAGCAGTGCGTGGCAATTTGTGTTTAATTTGCTGCCATCGAATGGCTCACTCAATGAATCGAAAAATCTCACCGCTGATATTCCTACTTGGCGCGCTGGTTTATTTAATTGCGGCCGCCACGGCGCTGGCGCAGGACTCGCCTTTTGAGCACAAAAAAATCGTTCCCTTCGTGCCCTCGCCGCCGCAAGTGGTCGAGAAAATGCTCGACATGGGTGGAATTAAATCCGGCGACCTGGTGTACGACCTCGGCTCGGGTGACGGCCGCATCGTCATCGCCGCCGCGCAAAGAGGCGCTCAAGCCATCGGGTTTGAAATCGACGGCGATCTGATCAAAGACTCCCGGGCGAATATTCAAAAAGCCGGGGTTCAAGCGCGCGCTGAAATTCGCAACCAGGATCTACTCACCGTGGACTTCTCGGCCGCCACCGTGGTGACG
Proteins encoded in this region:
- a CDS encoding SCO family protein — protein: MTIRSWLPFCAVVLLINSPIFVLAATAPQSSTQRREVKLAIGDFILTDQSGQTFRFSQLGGKVVLVSFAYTTCPDVCPLLTASMRQVQIGLSATERKDIQLLTITTDPEIDAPKVLAGYAQRYGAELDNWAFLTGEESKLRAVWKNFGVGVKRKGRGLIDHTPLTAIVDRHGTLRVVYIGPNPVVTTMLSDLRALLADR
- a CDS encoding cytochrome c — protein: MRSAIFCCFALLLLAVGCGRNSRMDTVYSQRCFNCHGANGRGDGPMAAALPALPPDFRDTVQHKSNPQIKRAIADGKGVMPAFSPALSQSELNDMLQMVRLISREGRNISWWENFDTLVAAHCSIPWEAVLGYDDPPAEKKP
- the nikR gene encoding nickel-responsive transcriptional regulator NikR — encoded protein: MATHHLSRFGVSLEDDLLAAFDLSIGELGYQNRSEAIRDLIRDHLIQQKVGRGATPVIGVVTLVYDHRVHRLSDLLADMQHKAEVAVSASLHIHLDEHNCLEAIVIRGRADKVHEIASKLIATKGVQNGKLVTTTAEMKH
- a CDS encoding TonB-dependent receptor, translating into MNAWRRNSAGLLLGIFLRFAPAFAADPVEVYVIGQQPTSTASEQTIRQKEFELRPSTTPGDILRLVPGLFVAQHQGGGKAEQIFLRGFDADHGSDVAIFIDGIPVNLPSHGHGQGYADLHWLIPEMVDRVEVYKGPYFVQFGDFNTAGAVNIITKKRDKDTTLTITGGSYNQQRYLGVLSPPEGTPFSPYIGVEAFHDLGPFKNPENFNRLNVMSKFTLLSTASANLHLLGSFFKSDWNASGEIPARAVRARELGRFDAVDNSEGGKTERHNVNVQYNWADAEQSLNAQAWFSYYRFQLFSNFTFFQDDSVNGDEIEQTDKRILGGTYLNYRRNYSLLNIPNETLVGFSSRSDRANVGQFRDTRRQRLANTSDSLIQQHNLAWYAQQELRPTEWLRAQLGVRLDKFFYDVRADGSAANSINGTKEAVIANPKVNLIVSPFVDNAVAKRSELYVNFGGGYHSNDARDVVTSSSSKAVLPRALGGELGYKTKLFDRFDVGIDYWRLHLDSELVWAGDAGSTEAKGKTQRQGIEGELRFQLVDWLSADLDTSYTWAKFVKTGDAVPLAPRFLAAGGLTARHLTGLEGRLQMRSIGARWGDKERTATIHGYTIFDLLAKYKWERCEFLFSIVNLANKKWRSAQFFHSSQLKSESTPVNDIHFSPGEPLTVKAGITVHLW
- a CDS encoding MFS transporter, with product MPEAEEQTMAENIQQQSAQASVSRRTIFSIVCSAHFINHFQSAMLGVIYPLMMKELGMSYLAIASLASVYNTLGSILQASYGFVVPYLRRGVILAIGNCLLGVSVFANGFASTFNHFFIARLIGGIGSSPQHPVGSSMLASHFTEGRGRILAFHSTAGQIGGLLAPISAALLVSWLGWRGVFWVIGALTIVIGLLCLVFQDRLHNAEDKPKSRLAPGGWQAYKACLKNKNILLVSLVFMAGAAGRGQDINEVYIIPHFVHDFNLDLTRAALLFSLIQVGSLVGPFVWGWISDRYNRKLVIQASLLMSGVCTIWLAWQQTVSAGLFINLIVYGAAVTSRQTLTQALLADLVGEELFDAAFSLYYFIGFISIPFWTLITGGVMSKYGFGLAFSVISISYLVAMSLLLLLRMPAKAEASAR
- a CDS encoding energy transducer TonB, which produces MKEESFGIPLFTSLTIHGLVLLVASSIVHSNRPLPDFLRVSLIELPAVSEEKKPAPLAKPPENKPTEIKPILPTKTDATVIASAPRVEDGGSEASASNLFGKSENGVLPGTGSAGGGTSVAGLGRGAGAPGLPAQQPIFRTNREAKALQTARASYPAMALRNGVESDVTLRIEVDTQGNVTKAEILKSGGAGFDDEALKAVKQSRFEPAQKDGQNVAAEFTFVYRFRLQR
- a CDS encoding exo-alpha-sialidase yields the protein MTDRLSGLLPFLLSLLVFGCSAELIERGMGARSARIEFGAEIHLGDGTRNPSTPFLRYRADGRLFAIWTEDNAGMSATTKPTQAHEHVAGKMAPSPLRVALLAASAQVNSDSEEIQGEENGPKVAFGADNRAYVAWSIPSAIGDKTRANIRFAMDDGKGGFTSARTLNEVKDAARFPIIELAPDGNFLIAWIDRRVDGPQLRQLYLMRMNSNGQAATKNYQVGQGLCECCKLGIAFADGGKTIYMVDREVNDKQIRNHVLRKSSNGGATFAAPVQISDDGWQVPSCPHSGPSIGRDSRGRLHVSWFTLGRTEQEAGIYYSKSKDSGKSFALRQLVQANSAPEILYNNLVVGDDDTVYSAWSNLDSNNRAQIYLRLLNADEQSWSPIQQVSNAKGNASRPSLALRHNQLHIA
- a CDS encoding TlpA family protein disulfide reductase; its protein translation is MKSVNVRMSLTVALLWLLATALTTSTASAQHVHPANPGTAPTVGAAAVPFELKSMEGKTLTLETFHGKPLVLIFFASWCDPYRDEMPLINELASQGSKEGFSVLGVAVEDTRAAVSEFAKEAKLIFPIALDLNSTVKRAYRIFGPPATFFIDGQGIVRDIVLGPATTERARKALKKTGLVGKQ
- a CDS encoding class I SAM-dependent methyltransferase; this encodes MAHSMNRKISPLIFLLGALVYLIAAATALAQDSPFEHKKIVPFVPSPPQVVEKMLDMGGIKSGDLVYDLGSGDGRIVIAAAQRGAQAIGFEIDGDLIKDSRANIQKAGVQARAEIRNQDLLTVDFSAATVVTMYLFPEVNLQLRPKLLAQLKPGARVVSHAFDMGDWPPDKHEQVLGRNIYVWTIRAK